Proteins co-encoded in one Ruegeria sp. YS9 genomic window:
- a CDS encoding TetR/AcrR family transcriptional regulator produces the protein MSPKPILHRDDPEAEPLIGNIKVTRDDWLNVAMDVLISDGVDQIKVLNLAERMAVSRSSFYWYFKSRQELLDALLARWQATNTAALIAQAEAPAKTITAAVCNVHRCVVNTDLFDTALDFAVRDWARKSGKVRRMLDQSDARRLEALHAMFARYGYSEIEAETRARVLYYMQIGYDLAQLNEPIEMRLSMVPHYLYAFTGVEPKPEEVEEFSAYSLRFWKGNQT, from the coding sequence ATGAGCCCGAAACCGATCCTTCATCGCGATGACCCCGAGGCCGAGCCCTTGATCGGCAACATCAAGGTCACGCGTGACGACTGGCTGAACGTGGCGATGGATGTGCTGATTTCGGACGGGGTGGATCAGATCAAGGTTCTGAACCTGGCCGAACGGATGGCAGTATCGCGGTCGTCGTTCTATTGGTACTTCAAATCCCGACAAGAGTTGCTGGATGCGCTGCTGGCCCGCTGGCAGGCCACCAACACAGCCGCTTTGATCGCGCAGGCCGAAGCTCCGGCCAAGACGATCACAGCGGCCGTCTGCAACGTTCATCGGTGCGTGGTGAACACCGATTTGTTCGATACTGCGCTGGATTTTGCCGTACGTGACTGGGCGCGAAAATCAGGCAAGGTGCGGCGTATGCTGGACCAGTCGGACGCCCGCAGGCTGGAAGCCCTGCACGCCATGTTCGCCCGCTACGGCTATTCCGAGATCGAAGCCGAAACCCGGGCACGCGTGCTGTATTACATGCAGATCGGTTATGATCTGGCGCAATTGAACGAACCTATCGAGATGCGGCTGTCGATGGTGCCGCATTACCTTTACGCCTTCACAGGTGTCGAGCCGAAGCCTGAAGAAGTTGAAGAATTCAGCGCGTATTCTCTGCGCTTTTGGAAAGGAAACCAGACATGA
- a CDS encoding glutathione S-transferase family protein codes for MIFYDCSTAPSPRRARMFIAEKGLDIETREVSIAKGEQLSEAFRAVNPRATIPVLVTDDGTVLTENLGIAAFLEAQFPEPPLMGRTPEEKGLVLMWNAIVEQQGGAPIAEALRNGHPAFKDRAIPGPSNHAQIPELAQRGRERVASFFEMLESRLTESPFVAGDVFSLADISAFVFVDFARVIKMRIPEDNAATLAWFQAIQSRPSASL; via the coding sequence ATGATTTTTTACGACTGCTCCACTGCTCCGAGCCCGCGCCGCGCGCGGATGTTCATTGCCGAAAAAGGGTTGGATATCGAAACCCGTGAGGTCTCGATTGCGAAAGGTGAACAATTGAGCGAAGCCTTTCGCGCCGTGAACCCACGGGCCACGATACCGGTTCTGGTAACGGATGACGGAACCGTTCTGACGGAAAACCTGGGCATTGCCGCTTTTCTTGAGGCGCAGTTTCCTGAACCGCCTTTGATGGGCCGAACCCCCGAGGAAAAGGGTCTGGTCCTGATGTGGAACGCGATTGTCGAACAGCAGGGCGGGGCGCCGATTGCCGAGGCTTTGCGCAACGGCCATCCCGCCTTCAAGGATCGCGCCATTCCGGGCCCCTCCAATCATGCGCAGATCCCCGAACTTGCGCAGCGCGGGCGCGAGCGTGTGGCATCCTTCTTTGAAATGCTGGAGTCACGTCTGACGGAAAGCCCGTTTGTGGCCGGTGATGTATTCTCCTTGGCGGATATCTCGGCCTTTGTTTTTGTCGATTTCGCCCGCGTCATCAAGATGCGTATCCCGGAAGACAACGCCGCCACCCTGGCGTGGTTTCAAGCCATCCAATCTCGACCAAGCGCAAGCCTGTAA
- a CDS encoding ABC transporter ATP-binding protein, translating to MSALLSVRDLSIGFGTGNSVVTNVNFDVEAGQTLALVGESGSGKTITCRAALRILPRTAQIRSGTITLNDSKGMCELTTVSERALRDIRGNRVSMIFQEPMRSLSPLHKIGNQVSEVLWLHRGLSESAARKKVLTQFERVGFPDPQRAYDSYPFELSGGMRQRAMIAMAMVSKPELLIADEPTTALDVTTQAQVLGLIKELQRETGMALILVTHDLGVVANMAEQVVVMHKGRIMEAGPAAPILTAPAHPYTKQLFDAAPEIPDQDAVGIPMPDTDLILQMKDVSKTYTMRSSKGWQSDKAIYACRGVDLNLARGKTLAIVGESGSGKTTAARIALGAELPDPGGEVLFRTAPDADPITVHNMTRAQRTAFQRKAQMVFQDPYSSLSPRMRIQDAMTEPLEIHRIGTTAEQRDKAAEMLQRVGLTGDMLKRYPHAFSGGQRQRLSVARAMMLDPQLIVCDEPTSALDVSVQEQILTLLENLQDSLNLSYLFISHDLAVVARIADEVAVMRRGLIVEQAPPETLFYNPRHPYTKALIAAQPEPDINRPIDLQLVSQGAGAPDSWDEAFRFSDTVIPSLVELEPGHKVRCHV from the coding sequence ATGAGCGCGTTGTTGTCCGTAAGAGACCTCAGTATCGGCTTTGGTACGGGCAATTCCGTGGTCACGAATGTGAACTTCGATGTCGAAGCGGGACAGACGCTGGCCCTGGTCGGTGAATCGGGATCGGGGAAAACAATCACCTGCCGCGCCGCCTTGCGCATTCTGCCCCGCACGGCGCAGATTCGAAGCGGAACGATTACCCTGAACGATTCCAAGGGCATGTGCGAGCTCACCACAGTGTCCGAACGTGCGTTGCGCGACATCCGCGGCAATCGGGTTTCAATGATCTTTCAGGAGCCCATGAGATCGCTGTCCCCGCTGCACAAGATCGGCAATCAGGTCAGCGAGGTTTTGTGGCTGCATCGCGGGCTGTCCGAGTCCGCGGCACGCAAAAAGGTCCTGACGCAGTTCGAACGCGTCGGTTTCCCAGATCCACAACGGGCCTATGACTCGTACCCTTTCGAGTTGTCCGGCGGTATGCGCCAACGTGCCATGATCGCCATGGCCATGGTGTCCAAACCCGAATTGCTGATCGCGGATGAGCCAACCACCGCTCTGGACGTGACCACCCAGGCGCAGGTTCTTGGCCTGATCAAGGAATTGCAGCGCGAAACTGGCATGGCGCTCATTCTGGTGACTCATGATCTGGGTGTCGTCGCCAACATGGCCGAGCAGGTCGTCGTCATGCACAAGGGACGTATCATGGAGGCCGGCCCCGCCGCCCCGATCCTGACCGCGCCCGCACACCCGTATACCAAGCAGCTGTTTGATGCCGCGCCGGAAATACCGGATCAGGATGCGGTGGGCATACCGATGCCCGACACGGATCTGATCCTTCAGATGAAGGATGTGTCCAAGACCTACACCATGCGATCCAGCAAAGGCTGGCAGTCCGACAAAGCAATCTATGCCTGCCGTGGAGTCGACCTGAATCTGGCGCGCGGCAAGACTTTGGCAATTGTCGGTGAAAGCGGATCGGGAAAGACGACGGCGGCCCGCATCGCGTTGGGGGCTGAATTGCCCGACCCCGGTGGTGAAGTCCTGTTTCGTACCGCCCCCGATGCCGACCCGATCACGGTGCACAACATGACCCGAGCCCAGCGCACGGCGTTTCAGCGCAAGGCGCAGATGGTGTTTCAGGACCCCTATAGTTCGCTCAGCCCCCGGATGCGCATCCAGGACGCCATGACCGAACCACTGGAAATCCACCGCATCGGCACAACAGCCGAACAGCGCGACAAAGCCGCCGAGATGTTGCAGCGCGTCGGCCTGACGGGTGATATGCTCAAACGCTATCCGCACGCGTTTTCCGGCGGGCAACGACAGCGCCTTTCCGTGGCCCGCGCCATGATGCTGGACCCGCAGTTGATCGTGTGCGACGAACCCACCTCGGCATTGGATGTATCTGTTCAGGAACAAATCCTGACCTTGCTGGAAAACCTGCAGGACAGCCTGAATCTGTCCTACCTGTTCATCTCACATGATCTGGCCGTTGTCGCACGGATCGCTGACGAAGTTGCCGTCATGCGGCGGGGTCTGATCGTCGAACAGGCACCGCCTGAAACTCTTTTCTACAATCCGCGCCACCCATACACCAAGGCGCTGATTGCCGCTCAACCCGAACCCGACATCAATCGCCCGATTGACCTGCAATTGGTTTCTCAGGGTGCCGGCGCGCCGGACAGTTGGGATGAAGCCTTTCGTTTCTCGGACACCGTGATACCCTCATTGGTGGAATTGGAACCGGGCCATAAGGTACGTTGCCATGTTTGA
- a CDS encoding class I SAM-dependent methyltransferase, translating into MVSQRACLDHAIRLTAGMTGPVFELGLGNGRTYHHLVQHMDGRPVYVFERAVASHPDSTPPEDRVILGDVRDTLPASVERFGASASLIHADLGGHNREKNDKFARFVSPLIEPLLAPGGLMVSSDRMYFEGLTEMPLPEGAVEGRCFIYRR; encoded by the coding sequence ATGGTGTCACAGCGCGCTTGTCTGGATCACGCAATCCGGCTCACTGCGGGCATGACGGGTCCGGTGTTCGAATTGGGTTTGGGCAACGGGCGTACATATCACCATCTTGTGCAGCACATGGATGGCCGCCCGGTCTATGTGTTCGAACGCGCGGTGGCCTCGCACCCCGACTCGACCCCGCCCGAAGATCGCGTGATTCTGGGCGATGTGCGGGACACCCTGCCTGCATCGGTTGAACGGTTCGGCGCGTCAGCCAGCCTGATCCACGCGGATCTTGGTGGGCACAATCGCGAAAAGAATGACAAATTCGCGCGGTTTGTATCTCCGCTCATCGAGCCTTTGCTTGCTCCGGGCGGGCTGATGGTCTCGAGTGATCGGATGTATTTCGAGGGGCTGACCGAGATGCCGTTGCCCGAAGGCGCCGTTGAAGGGCGCTGTTTCATCTATCGCCGCTGA
- a CDS encoding FAD-dependent oxidoreductase: MKSQYRVVVIGGGVVGASVLYHLAKFGWSDVVMLERRRLASGSSWHAAGGIHALNADPNMASLQAYTIDLLSEIEKESGQNIGLHMTGGLTLAGTPERWEWLQANYRIFQSIGIDDCELLSPEEAQKRCPIMSTDGILGAMWADREGYIDTTGTVQAYASAAKKRGAEYYEETKVEELIQTADGWQVVTDRGTITCEHVVNAAGLWAKQVGRMAGVELPVSPLKHHYLITDTVPEVAAADFEMPMTVDLEGFTYMRQDQKGVLVGIYEVDHEHWAMDGAPWNYGEELFQEQLDRIENELTLGFERYPAIQNVGIKTWVNGAFTFSPDGNPLVGPVPGKRGYWTACAVMAGFLQGGGVGKTLAEWMIHGEPEADAWPMDVARYGDYAQNKRYIRETTGQFYSRRFVMTYPNEQLPAGRPLKMAPAHDAMTEAGCKWGVSWDLEVPLYFAPKGFEETPTLKRSNAHDIVAEECKVIREGAGLLDISGFSRFEVSGPNAEAWLDKVMASKLPAPGRAKLAPMLGEDGRLKGDLTVLNWGDGTWWIMGSYYLRAWHMRWFDDHMMDGVNIRDLGEEYCGFAVVGPKSQAIVEKLAEQDISGLKFMGCGDFDIGLVRARVARMSVTGEKGYEINCRYGDHIKLRRILLEAGAGEGIRECGFNAMLSTRLEKSFGIWSAEFTQAYTPGMTGMDRWIDWDKDFVGKAGAIAERDGNGPAQVQATLEIDALDADASGYEPVWANGERVGFVTSGGYGHYTGKSLAMALIDRDKAEPGTELSVHVVGVERPARVIAPSPYDPQGKAMRG, encoded by the coding sequence ATGAAATCCCAATATCGCGTCGTGGTCATCGGAGGAGGCGTTGTCGGGGCCTCGGTTCTGTATCACCTGGCCAAGTTCGGCTGGTCGGATGTGGTCATGTTGGAACGCCGGCGGCTGGCGTCTGGGTCGTCCTGGCACGCGGCGGGGGGCATTCATGCTTTGAATGCCGATCCGAACATGGCGTCTTTGCAGGCCTATACCATTGATCTGCTCAGCGAGATCGAAAAGGAATCGGGCCAGAATATCGGCCTGCACATGACCGGTGGTCTGACGCTGGCGGGAACCCCCGAGCGGTGGGAGTGGTTGCAAGCCAATTACCGCATCTTCCAGTCCATCGGCATCGACGATTGTGAATTGCTGTCCCCGGAAGAGGCGCAGAAGCGCTGCCCGATCATGTCCACCGACGGCATTCTGGGCGCGATGTGGGCCGACCGCGAAGGCTATATCGACACCACCGGCACCGTGCAGGCCTATGCCAGTGCCGCCAAGAAGCGCGGTGCCGAGTATTATGAGGAAACCAAGGTTGAGGAACTGATCCAGACGGCGGATGGCTGGCAGGTGGTGACCGACCGGGGCACGATCACCTGCGAACATGTGGTCAACGCTGCCGGCCTGTGGGCCAAGCAGGTGGGGCGCATGGCAGGGGTCGAACTGCCGGTTTCTCCGCTGAAACACCATTACCTGATCACCGACACGGTGCCCGAGGTCGCAGCGGCTGATTTCGAGATGCCGATGACCGTGGATCTTGAGGGCTTCACCTATATGCGGCAGGACCAGAAGGGCGTTCTGGTGGGCATCTACGAGGTCGATCACGAACACTGGGCCATGGACGGCGCGCCGTGGAATTATGGCGAAGAGCTATTCCAGGAGCAGCTGGACCGCATCGAAAACGAACTGACGCTGGGGTTCGAACGCTATCCGGCGATCCAGAACGTGGGCATCAAGACATGGGTGAACGGCGCGTTCACCTTCTCGCCCGACGGCAACCCTCTGGTCGGTCCGGTGCCGGGCAAGCGCGGCTATTGGACCGCCTGCGCGGTGATGGCCGGGTTTCTGCAAGGCGGCGGCGTCGGCAAGACGCTGGCCGAATGGATGATCCATGGCGAGCCCGAGGCCGACGCCTGGCCGATGGATGTGGCGCGCTATGGCGACTATGCCCAGAACAAGCGCTATATCCGCGAGACGACCGGGCAGTTCTATTCCCGCCGCTTCGTGATGACCTATCCGAACGAGCAACTGCCCGCCGGACGGCCGCTGAAAATGGCACCGGCGCATGATGCAATGACCGAGGCGGGTTGCAAATGGGGCGTTAGCTGGGACCTTGAAGTACCGCTTTATTTCGCGCCGAAAGGGTTCGAGGAAACGCCGACGCTCAAGCGTTCGAACGCGCATGACATCGTGGCCGAGGAATGCAAAGTGATCCGCGAAGGTGCGGGCTTGCTGGATATTTCGGGCTTTTCGCGGTTCGAGGTTTCCGGTCCGAATGCGGAAGCCTGGCTGGATAAAGTAATGGCCTCCAAGCTCCCCGCTCCGGGTCGTGCGAAACTGGCCCCGATGCTGGGTGAGGATGGGCGCCTGAAGGGCGATCTGACGGTGCTCAACTGGGGCGACGGGACCTGGTGGATCATGGGCAGCTATTACCTGCGGGCCTGGCATATGCGCTGGTTCGACGATCACATGATGGATGGGGTCAATATCCGTGATCTGGGCGAGGAATACTGTGGCTTTGCCGTGGTCGGGCCGAAGTCACAGGCGATTGTCGAAAAACTGGCGGAACAGGATATTTCGGGCTTGAAATTCATGGGCTGCGGCGATTTCGATATCGGCCTCGTGCGCGCCCGCGTCGCCCGCATGTCGGTGACCGGAGAAAAAGGGTACGAGATCAACTGCCGCTATGGCGACCACATCAAGCTGCGCCGCATCCTGCTGGAAGCGGGGGCCGGGGAAGGTATCCGCGAATGCGGCTTCAACGCGATGCTGTCAACACGGCTCGAGAAGAGCTTTGGCATTTGGTCGGCAGAGTTCACGCAGGCCTATACACCGGGCATGACCGGAATGGATCGCTGGATCGACTGGGACAAGGACTTTGTTGGAAAGGCGGGCGCGATTGCCGAACGTGACGGCAACGGCCCCGCGCAAGTTCAGGCGACACTGGAAATTGATGCACTGGATGCAGATGCCAGCGGATACGAACCGGTCTGGGCCAATGGCGAGCGTGTTGGCTTCGTAACCTCGGGCGGCTACGGGCATTATACCGGCAAGTCTTTGGCGATGGCCCTGATCGATCGGGACAAGGCGGAACCGGGCACGGAACTGTCCGTCCATGTGGTGGGCGTTGAACGTCCGGCGCGCGTGATTGCGCCGTCGCCTTATGATCCTCAGGGCAAAGCGATGCGAGGCTGA
- a CDS encoding ABC transporter substrate-binding protein, whose protein sequence is MFDTIRPLLLAAMLAFSGTLSAAAETIPTPQESAFWSAEVESGNLPPVQERLPKDPLIVDLAAKGREFGKPGGTLRTMVTRSKDIRQMVVYGYARLVGFNQDYELVPDLLASYENEGNRKFTLKLREGHKWSDGSPFTSEDFRYWWEDVANNELLSPSGPPDFLIVEGKAPKVTFPDETTVIFEWDDPNPDFLQSLAQARPPFIYRPAAFLKQYHEKYADAEELAFQVEDARVKSWAALHNKLDNLYKFDNHELPTLQPWLNASSGKKIRHNFVRNPYYHRIDSKGVQLPYIDVVEMEIVAPGLVAAKTNAGESDLQGRGLAFRDASILKKGEAQGGYKTLLWKTGVASQIAIYPNLNFSDDVWRDVLRDVRVRRALSLAIDRQTINQALYFKLAHPAANSVLPASPFYSEENAAAWAQYDIDQANALLDEAGLDQRDKNGIRLLPDGRPMELVIETAGERQEVENALQIVTDTWRDIGVKLVMRPLDRDILRNRVFAGNSMASVWYGWDDGIPQAHTSPAYLAPTDQVFLAWPKWGQYYQTGGEAGEAPDMPEAQRLMELAHEWQIATTDEERAAVWSEMLNIHADQVYAIGILNGAPQPIVVSNRLRNVPEQAMWAWEPGAHFGIHRPDEFFFAD, encoded by the coding sequence ATGTTTGATACCATTCGCCCTCTGCTGCTGGCTGCAATGCTGGCGTTTTCCGGGACCCTGTCCGCGGCGGCAGAGACAATCCCGACACCTCAGGAAAGCGCCTTCTGGAGCGCCGAGGTTGAAAGCGGCAATCTTCCGCCGGTGCAGGAGCGTTTGCCCAAGGACCCTCTGATCGTGGATCTGGCCGCAAAAGGAAGAGAATTCGGGAAACCGGGCGGTACTCTGCGCACCATGGTCACGCGATCCAAAGATATCCGGCAGATGGTTGTCTATGGTTATGCAAGGCTGGTCGGGTTCAACCAGGATTACGAACTGGTACCCGACCTGCTGGCCTCGTATGAAAACGAGGGCAATCGCAAATTCACCCTGAAACTGCGTGAAGGGCACAAGTGGTCGGACGGCTCACCCTTTACCTCGGAAGACTTCCGCTATTGGTGGGAGGACGTCGCCAACAACGAGTTGCTCAGCCCGTCTGGCCCACCTGATTTTCTGATCGTCGAAGGCAAAGCCCCCAAGGTCACGTTTCCTGACGAGACCACAGTGATCTTCGAATGGGATGACCCCAACCCGGACTTCCTGCAATCTCTGGCACAAGCACGACCACCGTTTATTTACCGGCCGGCCGCGTTTCTGAAACAGTATCACGAGAAATACGCGGACGCGGAAGAGCTTGCCTTTCAGGTTGAAGATGCCCGGGTCAAAAGTTGGGCGGCGCTGCACAACAAGCTGGATAATCTTTACAAATTCGACAACCACGAACTTCCCACGTTGCAGCCGTGGCTGAACGCCAGCTCGGGCAAGAAAATCCGTCACAACTTTGTGCGCAACCCCTATTATCACCGCATCGACAGCAAGGGGGTGCAGCTTCCCTATATTGACGTGGTCGAGATGGAGATCGTCGCCCCCGGTCTTGTTGCCGCCAAGACCAACGCCGGTGAAAGCGATCTGCAAGGCCGTGGCCTTGCCTTCCGAGACGCGTCGATCCTGAAGAAAGGCGAAGCACAAGGCGGATACAAAACGCTGCTGTGGAAAACCGGCGTGGCCTCGCAGATCGCGATCTACCCGAACCTGAACTTCTCTGATGACGTCTGGCGCGATGTACTGAGGGACGTTCGCGTGCGGCGCGCCTTGTCGCTGGCCATCGACCGGCAGACCATCAATCAGGCCCTATATTTCAAACTCGCACACCCTGCCGCGAACTCGGTTCTTCCCGCCTCGCCCTTCTACAGTGAAGAAAACGCCGCGGCCTGGGCGCAATACGATATCGATCAGGCCAATGCGCTTTTGGATGAGGCTGGTCTGGATCAGCGCGACAAAAACGGCATTCGCCTGTTGCCTGACGGCCGTCCGATGGAGCTGGTGATCGAAACCGCAGGCGAGCGGCAGGAGGTCGAAAACGCCCTTCAGATCGTAACCGACACCTGGCGCGATATTGGGGTCAAACTGGTCATGCGCCCGCTGGACAGGGACATCCTGCGCAACCGCGTGTTCGCGGGCAACTCAATGGCGTCCGTCTGGTACGGTTGGGATGACGGGATTCCGCAGGCGCACACCTCCCCGGCTTATCTGGCCCCGACTGACCAGGTGTTCCTGGCCTGGCCAAAATGGGGGCAATACTACCAGACCGGTGGCGAAGCGGGTGAGGCCCCCGACATGCCAGAGGCGCAGCGCCTGATGGAATTGGCGCATGAATGGCAAATCGCCACGACCGATGAAGAACGCGCAGCTGTCTGGAGCGAAATGTTGAACATCCACGCCGATCAGGTCTATGCCATAGGCATCCTGAACGGCGCTCCCCAGCCCATTGTGGTGTCAAACCGTCTGCGCAATGTTCCGGAACAAGCTATGTGGGCCTGGGAACCCGGTGCACATTTCGGCATTCACCGGCCGGACGAATTCTTTTTCGCCGACTGA
- a CDS encoding ABC transporter permease: MIMLRYVVYRFFTMLLTLLVVSVLVFVIINLPPGDYLSNQIAELQASGQSAGVAKAEFLRAEYALDRPMWEQYLIWMGFWPGPHGFSGLIQGNYGWSFEFDRPVSEIVGDTLWLTVVVNLAAILFVYAVALPLGVIAAARSRTWIDYTSAFVGYLGLATPNFLLALILFYYGHQYFNLPIGGLMDPSFEGQPMSWEKLKSILIHLIVPTFVIGTSGASAMMQRLRANMLDELGKPYVETAIAKGMAPSRMLTKYPLRVAFNPFVADIGNLLPSMVSGSVLVSVVLGLQTIGPTLLTALKTQDQFLSAFILMFVALLTLIGTMISDILLVMLDPRIRYEGREA; the protein is encoded by the coding sequence ATGATCATGCTGCGCTACGTGGTGTATCGCTTTTTCACGATGCTGCTGACTTTGTTGGTGGTCTCGGTTCTGGTTTTCGTAATCATCAACCTTCCGCCCGGCGACTATCTGAGCAACCAGATCGCCGAACTTCAGGCCTCGGGCCAGTCGGCGGGTGTCGCAAAGGCAGAGTTCCTGCGCGCTGAATATGCGTTGGATCGCCCCATGTGGGAACAATACCTGATCTGGATGGGTTTCTGGCCCGGACCGCACGGGTTTTCGGGGTTGATCCAGGGCAATTATGGCTGGTCTTTTGAATTCGACCGCCCCGTTTCCGAAATCGTCGGTGACACGCTTTGGTTGACGGTTGTGGTCAATCTGGCTGCGATCCTGTTTGTCTATGCCGTGGCACTACCATTGGGCGTTATCGCCGCCGCGCGGTCCCGGACATGGATCGATTATACCTCGGCCTTCGTGGGGTATCTGGGGCTGGCAACGCCGAACTTTTTGCTGGCGCTGATCCTGTTCTACTACGGCCACCAGTATTTCAACCTGCCGATCGGGGGCTTGATGGATCCAAGTTTCGAAGGCCAGCCGATGAGTTGGGAGAAACTGAAATCCATCCTCATCCACCTGATCGTACCGACCTTCGTCATCGGCACTTCAGGCGCGTCGGCGATGATGCAGCGTCTGCGCGCGAACATGCTGGACGAGTTGGGCAAGCCCTATGTGGAAACCGCCATCGCGAAGGGCATGGCCCCGTCACGGATGCTGACCAAGTATCCGCTGCGGGTGGCCTTCAACCCCTTTGTCGCCGATATCGGCAACCTGCTGCCATCGATGGTGTCCGGCTCGGTTCTGGTATCGGTCGTTCTGGGGTTGCAAACCATCGGCCCTACATTGCTGACTGCTTTGAAGACGCAGGATCAGTTCCTGTCAGCGTTCATCCTGATGTTCGTCGCCCTGCTGACGCTGATCGGCACGATGATTTCGGATATCCTGCTGGTGATGCTGGATCCGCGCATTCGGTATGAGGGGCGCGAA
- a CDS encoding trimethylamine methyltransferase family protein, with product MTAAERGRRRRGRGAEAAPQPGRDVNYRQLRNPFPLMEVFPADQIADMHDTALRTLEELGVKTLLPEARKLFKQGGARVDEDSEMVFFGREMVEAAVASAPKSIGCRAGARRRDFTLELGSLVFQPGAGAPNATDLERGRRPATGQDYLEFLKLTHHFDVFQMISPQVEPQDVPTHLRHYFTTRAQMELTDKFPFFFSRGTPQVMDCFEMLTTARGLSDDAFRGHAHCYTIINTNSPRTLDIPMAQGLIDFARHGQMSIITPFTLMGAMAPITVAGAITLSHAEALAALTLTQLANPGAPVCYGTFTSNVDMKSGAPAFGTPSHFQASLAAGQLARHLGLPWRSAAGSASNINDVQAANENQFGLWGCLMAGATVIIHSAGWLEGGLTVSFEKLVCDAEVLNMVAELCAGAQAGPSEIGFESALSEVEPSGHFFASSQTMERYNTEFYQPHVHDYANFGTWAERGSVDANHRATDVWKGILNDFQAPAVDNDRIGDLHDFIARRTADGGAPPES from the coding sequence ATGACTGCTGCGGAGCGCGGACGCCGACGGCGGGGGCGGGGGGCTGAAGCCGCCCCGCAGCCCGGTCGCGATGTGAACTATCGCCAGCTCAGGAATCCTTTTCCATTGATGGAAGTGTTCCCGGCCGACCAAATCGCGGACATGCATGACACCGCGTTGCGGACTCTGGAAGAGTTGGGGGTAAAGACCCTGCTTCCCGAGGCGCGGAAACTGTTCAAACAGGGTGGCGCGCGGGTGGATGAAGACAGTGAGATGGTTTTTTTCGGGCGCGAGATGGTTGAAGCCGCAGTCGCGTCAGCGCCCAAATCCATCGGCTGTCGCGCCGGTGCCCGGCGTCGCGATTTCACGCTGGAATTGGGCTCTTTGGTATTCCAGCCCGGAGCCGGCGCCCCGAATGCCACCGATCTTGAACGCGGTCGGCGCCCGGCGACGGGTCAGGATTATCTGGAGTTCCTCAAGCTCACCCATCATTTCGACGTGTTCCAGATGATCTCGCCACAGGTCGAGCCGCAGGATGTGCCGACCCATCTGCGTCATTACTTCACGACTCGGGCGCAGATGGAACTGACAGACAAGTTTCCGTTCTTCTTTTCGCGTGGAACCCCGCAGGTGATGGACTGCTTTGAGATGCTGACCACGGCCCGCGGTCTTTCGGATGATGCGTTCCGGGGCCATGCCCACTGCTACACCATCATCAACACCAACAGCCCGCGCACGTTGGATATTCCCATGGCGCAAGGTCTGATCGACTTTGCCCGCCACGGTCAGATGTCGATCATCACACCCTTTACCCTGATGGGCGCGATGGCACCGATCACCGTGGCCGGGGCGATCACCTTGTCTCATGCCGAGGCCCTTGCCGCGCTGACTTTGACCCAACTTGCCAATCCTGGTGCTCCGGTCTGCTATGGCACGTTCACCAGTAATGTTGACATGAAGTCCGGCGCGCCCGCCTTTGGGACGCCGTCGCACTTTCAGGCATCGCTGGCTGCCGGTCAACTGGCGCGGCATCTTGGTTTGCCCTGGCGTTCGGCTGCCGGATCGGCGTCAAACATCAACGACGTGCAGGCCGCGAACGAGAACCAGTTTGGCCTTTGGGGATGCCTGATGGCCGGGGCAACGGTGATCATCCACTCCGCAGGCTGGTTGGAAGGAGGGTTGACGGTTTCCTTCGAAAAGCTGGTCTGCGATGCGGAAGTGCTGAACATGGTCGCCGAACTGTGCGCAGGTGCGCAGGCGGGGCCGTCCGAGATTGGGTTTGAATCTGCATTGAGTGAGGTTGAACCCAGTGGCCATTTCTTTGCATCAAGCCAGACGATGGAGCGCTACAACACTGAATTCTATCAACCGCATGTCCATGACTACGCCAATTTCGGCACATGGGCCGAGCGCGGGTCGGTGGACGCAAACCATCGGGCAACGGACGTTTGGAAGGGCATTCTGAATGACTTTCAGGCGCCCGCTGTCGACAATGATCGGATAGGTGATTTACATGACTTCATTGCCCGTCGTACCGCCGATGGCGGGGCACCGCCGGAGAGTTGA